A region from the Mesorhizobium sp. J8 genome encodes:
- a CDS encoding methyltransferase family protein: MRTFSAIAGSALFLVAAPGVVAGLAPWLLTDHYRKPLSALPGSVPVGSILVIGAAAILLHAFARFALEGLGTPAPVAPTEKLVIGGIYRHVRNPMYVAVLAIIFGQALIFSSWPVLVYGLIAAAAMISFVKLYEEPTLASRYGEEYEVYRRAVPGWLPRLTPWRG; the protein is encoded by the coding sequence ATGCGAACTTTTTCAGCAATCGCCGGCAGCGCGTTGTTCCTTGTCGCGGCGCCCGGCGTTGTCGCCGGATTGGCGCCTTGGCTGCTGACCGATCATTATCGCAAACCTCTGTCGGCTCTGCCGGGCTCTGTGCCCGTGGGCTCGATTCTTGTGATCGGAGCGGCTGCCATCCTGCTTCATGCTTTCGCCCGCTTTGCTCTCGAAGGCCTGGGCACGCCCGCTCCCGTGGCGCCAACCGAGAAACTGGTTATCGGCGGCATCTACCGTCATGTGCGCAACCCTATGTATGTCGCCGTGCTGGCGATCATCTTTGGTCAGGCTCTCATCTTTTCAAGCTGGCCGGTGCTGGTCTACGGCCTCATCGCCGCGGCGGCGATGATCTCCTTCGTCAAGCTCTACGAAGAGCCTACACTCGCCAGCCGTTATGGCGAGGAATACGAGGTCTATCGCCGCGCCGTGCCCGGCTGGCTGCCGCGGCTGACACCCTGGCGCGGTTGA
- a CDS encoding LysR family transcriptional regulator yields the protein MALDWDKLRVFHAAAEAGSFTHAAETLHLSQSAISRQVSALEHDVGVALFHRHARGLVLTEQGEMLFRTAHDVLMKLETIKTRLTETKDRPSGVLRVTTTVGLGAGWLTERVQEFIELYPEISLQLILANEELDLTMRQADCAIRLRQPQQPDLIQRRLFTVHFHLYAAPSYIAKFGKPASIAELRNHRIVTFGVPVPSHLSELNWLETVGDFEGAQRVPTLQINDILSIKRAVQGGAGIAMLPDYVISKDTNLIQLLPETEVPSFDTYFAYPDAMKNQAKLHVFRDFIIAKARSWSY from the coding sequence ATGGCGCTGGACTGGGACAAATTACGCGTATTTCACGCAGCGGCGGAGGCTGGGTCGTTCACCCATGCCGCCGAGACGCTGCATCTGTCGCAATCGGCCATCTCGCGGCAGGTCAGCGCGCTGGAGCATGATGTCGGCGTAGCACTCTTCCACCGCCATGCGCGCGGCCTGGTGCTGACCGAGCAGGGCGAGATGCTGTTCCGCACGGCGCATGACGTGCTGATGAAGCTGGAAACCATCAAGACGCGGCTCACCGAAACCAAGGACCGGCCGTCGGGCGTGCTCAGGGTGACGACCACGGTGGGCCTGGGCGCCGGCTGGCTGACCGAGCGCGTGCAGGAATTCATCGAGCTCTATCCCGAGATCAGCCTTCAGCTGATTCTTGCCAATGAGGAGCTCGACCTGACCATGCGCCAGGCCGATTGCGCCATCCGGCTCCGCCAGCCGCAACAGCCGGACCTTATCCAGCGCCGGCTGTTCACGGTGCATTTCCACCTTTACGCGGCGCCATCCTATATCGCCAAGTTCGGCAAGCCGGCTTCGATCGCCGAACTCAGGAACCATCGCATCGTCACCTTCGGCGTGCCGGTGCCTTCGCATCTGTCGGAGCTCAACTGGCTGGAGACGGTGGGCGATTTCGAGGGCGCGCAGCGCGTGCCGACGCTGCAGATCAACGACATCCTGTCGATCAAGCGGGCGGTGCAAGGCGGCGCCGGCATCGCCATGCTGCCGGACTATGTGATCAGCAAGGACACGAATCTGATCCAGCTGCTGCCGGAGACAGAGGTGCCGTCCTTCGACACCTATTTCGCCTATCCCGACGCGATGAAGAACCAGGCGAAGCTGCACGTTTTTCGCGATTTCATCATCGCCAAGGCCCGTAGCTGGTCCTACTGA
- the trxB gene encoding thioredoxin-disulfide reductase, whose product MNTKHAPVLIIGSGPAGYTAAIYAARAMLKPMLVAGLQQGGQLMITTDVENYPGFADPIQGPWLMSQMLAQAEHVGTDIINDIITEVDLNVRPFRAIGDSGTVYTADALIIATGAQAKWLGIPSEQTFMGFGVSACATCDGFFYRGKDVAVVGGGNSAVEEALYLSNLAKSVTVIHRRGDFRAERILRERLLKKDNVRVIWDTVVDEITGRPGKAPLPPSVEGLTLRNVVTGQESKLTVDGVFVAIGHAPAVELFVGKLKQKPNGYLWTAPDSTRTDVPGVFAAGDVTDDVYRQAVTAAGLGCMAALEAEKYLAGIEVHREAAE is encoded by the coding sequence ATGAACACGAAACATGCGCCCGTTCTTATCATCGGTTCCGGCCCGGCCGGCTACACGGCGGCGATCTATGCCGCCCGCGCCATGCTGAAGCCGATGCTGGTCGCCGGCCTGCAGCAGGGCGGCCAATTGATGATCACCACCGATGTCGAGAACTATCCGGGCTTCGCCGATCCGATCCAGGGCCCGTGGCTGATGAGCCAGATGCTGGCGCAGGCCGAGCATGTCGGCACCGACATCATCAACGACATCATCACCGAGGTCGATCTCAATGTACGGCCGTTCCGCGCCATCGGCGATTCCGGCACCGTCTACACGGCGGACGCGCTGATCATCGCCACCGGCGCGCAGGCCAAGTGGCTGGGCATCCCGTCGGAGCAGACCTTCATGGGCTTCGGCGTTTCGGCCTGCGCCACCTGCGACGGGTTCTTCTACCGCGGCAAGGATGTGGCGGTGGTGGGCGGCGGCAATTCGGCGGTGGAGGAAGCGCTCTATCTGTCGAACCTCGCCAAGAGCGTCACCGTCATCCACCGGCGCGGCGATTTCCGCGCCGAGCGCATCCTGCGCGAGCGGCTGCTCAAGAAGGACAATGTCCGCGTCATCTGGGACACGGTGGTGGACGAGATCACCGGACGCCCGGGCAAGGCGCCGCTGCCGCCTTCCGTCGAGGGCCTGACGCTGCGCAATGTCGTGACCGGCCAGGAATCGAAGCTGACGGTCGACGGCGTGTTCGTGGCGATCGGTCATGCGCCCGCGGTCGAGCTCTTCGTCGGCAAGCTGAAGCAGAAGCCGAACGGCTATCTGTGGACGGCGCCGGATTCGACCCGCACCGACGTGCCCGGCGTGTTCGCGGCCGGCGACGTGACCGACGACGTCTACCGCCAGGCGGTGACGGCGGCCGGGCTGGGCTGCATGGCGGCGCTCGAGGCGGAAAAATATCTGGCGGGCATCGAGGTTCACCGCGAAGCGGCGGAATGA
- a CDS encoding Lrp/AsnC family transcriptional regulator: MPLKADLDAIDWKILRELQADGRMTNVELSNRVGISAPPCLRRVRRLEETGIIRGYRALLNAPALGMDVVAFCLIGLHHQADAELKTFAERTRGWPIVRDAWMVSGESDFLLHCVASDLGTFQTFVIEELASAPNVDTVRTALTIRRVKDEGLVAFPT; this comes from the coding sequence ATGCCGCTCAAAGCCGATCTCGACGCCATCGACTGGAAGATCCTGCGCGAGCTGCAGGCTGACGGCCGCATGACCAACGTCGAATTGTCCAACCGGGTCGGCATCTCGGCGCCGCCCTGCCTGCGCCGCGTCAGGCGGCTGGAAGAGACCGGCATCATCCGCGGCTACCGCGCGCTGCTCAACGCGCCGGCGCTGGGCATGGATGTCGTCGCCTTCTGCCTGATAGGCCTGCATCATCAGGCCGATGCCGAGCTGAAAACCTTCGCCGAACGCACGCGCGGCTGGCCGATCGTGCGCGACGCTTGGATGGTTTCGGGCGAATCCGATTTCCTCCTGCATTGCGTGGCGAGCGACCTCGGCACCTTCCAGACCTTCGTCATCGAGGAATTGGCCTCAGCCCCGAATGTGGACACGGTGCGCACCGCCTTGACCATCCGCCGCGTCAAGGACGAAGGCCTAGTGGCGTTCCCGACTTAA
- a CDS encoding HAD family hydrolase, translated as MAESEGFPLAEPGLWVERVGDRSFPAGRPALFLDRDGTINVDTGYPDDPAAMVLRDDIAPVIEAANGHGIPVVVVTNQSGIARGYFGWDAFARVNERVLDLLADQNAFADMVLACAYHDAGSGPLAIAAHPMRKPNPGMLLEAGRRLGLDLRRSLIVGDKPADMEAGRRAGLKRGWLVDGEVSTMDGLSVSPLRDAADFEGLLAAIRSL; from the coding sequence ATGGCTGAGAGCGAAGGCTTTCCGCTGGCCGAGCCGGGGCTTTGGGTCGAGCGGGTTGGCGACCGGAGCTTTCCGGCGGGCCGGCCGGCGCTGTTTCTCGACCGCGACGGCACAATCAATGTCGATACCGGCTATCCCGACGATCCGGCGGCCATGGTGCTGCGCGACGACATCGCGCCGGTCATCGAGGCCGCGAACGGGCACGGCATCCCGGTCGTTGTCGTTACCAACCAGTCCGGCATCGCCCGCGGCTATTTCGGCTGGGATGCGTTCGCACGCGTCAACGAGCGCGTGCTCGACCTGCTGGCCGACCAGAACGCCTTTGCCGACATGGTGCTGGCCTGCGCTTATCACGACGCCGGTTCAGGTCCTCTCGCGATTGCCGCTCACCCGATGCGCAAGCCCAATCCGGGCATGCTGCTGGAGGCGGGCCGCCGGCTCGGCCTCGATCTGAGGCGATCGCTGATCGTCGGCGACAAGCCGGCCGATATGGAAGCCGGCCGTCGCGCCGGTCTCAAGCGCGGCTGGCTCGTCGACGGCGAGGTCTCGACGATGGACGGGCTTTCGGTCTCGCCGCTGCGCGACGCCGCGGACTTTGAAGGGCTGCTTGCCGCGATACGGTCGCTCTGA
- a CDS encoding SIS domain-containing protein codes for MSDLNDYLVRSAAAISAMVERDLTGEMERAVSTVVTALSQGKALLICGNGGSASDAIHIAGELVGRFLKERKAYNVIALPANAAVLTAWGNDYGFDTVFSRQVEAHGSEGAVLLAISTSGNSPSILAAAEQARAMGMTVISLTGETGGKLKPLTDILLNVPSTSTPIIQQGHLCLYHHMCEAVEARLSNG; via the coding sequence ATGTCCGATTTGAACGACTACCTTGTCCGCTCCGCGGCGGCGATCTCGGCGATGGTCGAGCGTGATCTGACCGGCGAGATGGAACGCGCCGTGAGCACGGTGGTGACCGCGCTGTCGCAAGGCAAGGCGCTGCTGATCTGCGGCAATGGCGGCTCGGCGAGCGACGCCATCCATATCGCCGGCGAGCTGGTCGGCCGCTTCCTGAAGGAGCGCAAGGCCTACAACGTCATTGCGCTGCCGGCGAACGCCGCGGTGCTGACCGCCTGGGGGAACGACTACGGCTTCGACACGGTCTTCTCGCGCCAGGTCGAGGCGCATGGATCGGAAGGCGCCGTGCTGCTGGCGATCTCGACCAGCGGCAATTCGCCAAGCATCCTTGCCGCCGCCGAGCAGGCGAGGGCGATGGGCATGACGGTGATCAGCCTGACCGGCGAGACCGGCGGCAAGCTCAAGCCGCTGACCGACATCCTGCTCAACGTGCCGTCGACCTCGACGCCGATCATCCAGCAGGGGCATCTGTGCCTCTACCACCATATGTGCGAGGCGGTCGAAGCGCGTCTCAGCAATGGCTGA
- the rfaE1 gene encoding D-glycero-beta-D-manno-heptose-7-phosphate kinase, producing the protein MIKHNPPSPEPLHRTIARFGDVTVLVVGDFILDRFVNGVIERISPEAPIPVLHGRGETLNMGGAGNVVSNIVSLGAAAIPVSVIGADQAGNNLMRMLSEIGVDTDGLLQRQDRMTSSKSRFSALNQQVLRFDEEEIKPLTSAERAKLIDHFQATLGRADIVILSDYGKGILLDGVAGELIAICRDAGKPVLVDPKGHDYARYAGATAVTPNRKELGEAVGRKVFGDDEIVAAARDLIAAHEFEFIVATRSEKGMSVVSAEDARHISTQAREVFDVSGAGDTVIASFALSLAAGADRVHAAVIANAAGGVVVGKRGTARLNVEELSGALFRSHGPTVHQDAILDFNAAARMVAAWKEEGLTVGFTNGCFDILHAGHVSLLHAARSQCDRLVLGLNSDNSVRRLKGPGRPVNNQHDRACVLAALASVDAVVVFEEDTPLKLIEALLPDILVKGADYTIETVVGADVVQKAGGRVVLVDLVAGKSTTNTIGRLRAAN; encoded by the coding sequence ATGATCAAGCACAATCCGCCTTCTCCGGAACCTTTGCACCGCACCATCGCCCGGTTCGGCGACGTCACCGTGCTGGTGGTGGGCGATTTCATCCTCGACCGGTTCGTCAACGGCGTGATCGAGCGCATCTCGCCGGAAGCTCCCATCCCGGTGCTGCATGGGCGGGGCGAGACGCTGAACATGGGCGGCGCGGGCAATGTCGTCTCCAACATCGTCTCGCTGGGCGCGGCCGCGATACCCGTTTCGGTGATCGGCGCCGACCAGGCGGGCAACAATCTGATGCGGATGCTCAGCGAGATCGGCGTCGACACTGACGGGCTCCTGCAGCGCCAGGACCGCATGACCTCGTCGAAAAGCCGCTTCAGCGCCCTCAACCAGCAGGTGCTGCGTTTCGACGAGGAAGAGATCAAGCCGCTCACCTCCGCCGAGCGGGCGAAGCTCATCGATCATTTCCAGGCGACGCTTGGCCGCGCCGATATCGTTATCCTTTCCGACTACGGCAAGGGCATCCTGCTCGATGGCGTCGCCGGCGAATTGATCGCGATCTGCCGCGATGCCGGCAAGCCGGTGCTGGTCGATCCGAAGGGGCACGACTATGCGCGCTATGCCGGCGCCACGGCGGTGACGCCGAACCGCAAGGAGCTCGGCGAGGCGGTCGGGCGCAAGGTGTTCGGCGACGACGAGATCGTCGCCGCCGCACGCGACCTGATCGCCGCGCATGAGTTCGAGTTCATCGTCGCGACGCGCAGCGAGAAGGGCATGAGCGTGGTCTCCGCCGAGGATGCCCGCCACATCTCGACCCAGGCGCGCGAGGTTTTCGACGTTTCCGGCGCCGGCGACACGGTCATCGCGAGCTTCGCGCTGTCGCTCGCCGCCGGCGCCGACCGGGTGCACGCCGCCGTCATCGCCAACGCGGCCGGCGGTGTCGTGGTGGGAAAGCGCGGCACGGCACGGCTGAACGTCGAGGAATTGTCGGGTGCGCTGTTCCGCTCGCACGGGCCGACCGTTCACCAGGACGCCATTCTCGATTTCAATGCCGCGGCCAGGATGGTCGCCGCCTGGAAGGAAGAGGGGCTGACCGTCGGCTTCACCAATGGCTGCTTCGATATCCTGCATGCCGGCCATGTCAGCCTGCTGCATGCCGCGCGCAGCCAATGCGACCGGCTGGTGCTCGGCCTCAACAGCGATAACTCGGTGCGCCGGCTGAAGGGGCCCGGACGTCCGGTCAACAACCAGCACGACCGTGCCTGCGTGCTGGCCGCGCTTGCCTCGGTCGATGCCGTCGTCGTTTTCGAGGAGGACACGCCGCTCAAGCTGATCGAGGCGCTCTTGCCGGACATCCTGGTCAAGGGCGCGGATTACACGATCGAAACCGTGGTCGGCGCCGATGTGGTCCAGAAGGCGGGCGGGCGCGTGGTGCTGGTCGACCTCGTCGCCGGCAAGAGCACGACGAACACGATCGGCAGGCTGCGTGCCGCAAACTGA
- the rfaD gene encoding ADP-glyceromanno-heptose 6-epimerase: MIIVTGGAGMIGSNIVAALNAEGHDDIVVVDDLTDGHKIANLADLRIADYLDKDDFLARIEDGGLGRIEAVFHQGACSTTTEWNGKFMMDVNYAYSKRLLHACLALRVPFLYASSASVYGGGSEFREEPDFERPLNVYAYSKKLFDDYVRRNVFDTDHSQVTGLRYFNVYGPREAHKGAMASVAFHLFNQVERGENPKLFGAYGDFGPGEQSRDFIHVGDVAEVNLWLWKRGLSGIFNCGTGRAQPFRAVAETVIDTLGKGEIEFIPFPDHLKGSYQSFTQADMSRLRAAGYNGQFRTVETGVRDYVEWLKAQRSS, from the coding sequence ATGATCATCGTCACGGGCGGCGCCGGCATGATCGGCTCCAATATCGTCGCCGCTCTCAATGCCGAGGGCCATGATGACATCGTCGTCGTCGACGATCTCACCGACGGCCACAAGATCGCCAACCTCGCCGACCTTCGCATCGCCGACTATCTCGACAAGGACGATTTTCTCGCGCGGATCGAGGATGGCGGGCTCGGCCGCATCGAGGCCGTCTTCCACCAGGGCGCGTGCTCGACCACCACCGAGTGGAACGGCAAGTTCATGATGGACGTGAACTACGCCTATTCGAAGCGGCTGCTGCATGCCTGCCTCGCTCTACGCGTGCCCTTCCTTTATGCCTCCTCCGCATCCGTCTATGGCGGCGGCAGCGAGTTCCGCGAGGAGCCCGACTTCGAGCGCCCGCTCAACGTCTATGCCTATTCGAAGAAGTTGTTCGACGACTATGTCCGCCGCAACGTCTTCGACACCGATCATTCGCAGGTGACGGGGCTGCGCTACTTCAACGTCTACGGGCCGCGCGAGGCGCATAAGGGCGCCATGGCCTCCGTCGCCTTCCATCTCTTCAACCAGGTCGAGCGCGGCGAAAACCCGAAACTTTTCGGCGCCTATGGCGACTTCGGCCCTGGCGAGCAGAGCCGCGACTTCATCCATGTCGGCGACGTCGCGGAGGTCAATCTATGGCTTTGGAAGCGTGGTTTGAGCGGCATCTTCAACTGCGGCACCGGCCGCGCCCAGCCGTTCCGCGCCGTCGCCGAGACGGTGATCGACACGCTCGGCAAGGGTGAGATTGAATTCATCCCCTTTCCCGACCATCTCAAGGGCAGCTACCAGAGTTTCACGCAGGCTGATATGTCCCGCTTGCGCGCGGCCGGCTACAATGGCCAGTTCCGCACAGTCGAAACCGGCGTCAGGGACTATGTCGAATGGCTGAAGGCCCAACGATCCTCGTGA
- the waaF gene encoding lipopolysaccharide heptosyltransferase II, protein MAEGPTILVIGPRWVGDMVMAQCLFAALKEKHPHAAIDVLAPAWAAPLVKRMPEIRSQIDFPLMPGALEFRSRRRFGRLLRGRYDMAYVLPGSWKSALIPFFARIPRRVGNLREMRYGLLTDVVPLPEALKRRTARAYFGLARGGTFRAPKLTVDNANQADLLARFGLTGKKFVALMPGAEFGPAKRWPSDHYAGLARDLMAKGLGVALLGSKNDAGVTAEIVALVPGVIDLAGKTRLEDAIDLIAAAKLAVSNDSGLMHVAAAVGTPIVAVYGSTSPENTPPLSERSELIWLHLSCSPCHKKVCPLGHLNCLKTLDVARVTAAADRLLEVPAAA, encoded by the coding sequence ATGGCTGAAGGCCCAACGATCCTCGTGATCGGCCCACGTTGGGTGGGCGACATGGTCATGGCGCAGTGCCTGTTCGCGGCGCTGAAGGAAAAGCATCCGCATGCGGCGATCGACGTGTTGGCGCCCGCCTGGGCGGCGCCTTTGGTCAAGCGCATGCCCGAGATTCGCAGCCAGATCGATTTTCCACTGATGCCGGGGGCACTCGAATTCCGCAGCCGCAGGCGCTTCGGCCGCTTGCTGCGCGGCCGCTACGACATGGCCTATGTGCTGCCGGGAAGCTGGAAATCGGCGCTGATCCCATTCTTCGCCCGCATTCCGCGCCGCGTCGGCAATCTGCGCGAGATGCGTTACGGCCTGCTGACCGACGTGGTGCCGCTGCCCGAAGCCTTGAAACGGCGCACGGCGCGCGCCTATTTCGGCCTCGCGCGCGGCGGCACCTTTCGTGCGCCGAAGCTTACCGTCGACAACGCCAATCAAGCCGATCTGCTGGCTCGGTTCGGACTGACCGGCAAGAAATTCGTAGCGCTCATGCCCGGCGCCGAGTTCGGCCCGGCAAAACGCTGGCCGAGCGATCACTATGCTGGGCTCGCCCGGGACCTGATGGCCAAGGGACTGGGTGTCGCGTTGCTCGGCTCGAAGAATGATGCCGGCGTGACGGCTGAGATCGTAGCACTTGTTCCGGGCGTCATCGACCTTGCCGGCAAGACGCGGCTGGAGGACGCCATCGACCTGATCGCCGCGGCAAAGCTTGCGGTCTCGAACGACAGCGGCCTGATGCATGTCGCGGCCGCCGTCGGCACGCCGATCGTCGCCGTCTACGGCTCGACCTCGCCCGAGAACACGCCGCCGCTCAGCGAGCGCTCGGAGCTGATCTGGCTGCATCTGTCCTGCTCGCCCTGCCACAAGAAGGTCTGCCCGCTCGGCCATCTCAACTGCCTGAAGACGCTCGATGTCGCCCGCGTCACCGCCGCGGCCGACCGCTTGCTCGAGGTTCCGGCAGCGGCATGA
- the waaC gene encoding lipopolysaccharide heptosyltransferase I — protein MKVLIVKTSSMGDVIHTFPAVEDAIRNRPDVSFDWCVEEPFAAIVALHPAIGTIHKAAVRRWRKRLFHGETWREMAGLRRALRACRYDLVIDAQGLLKSALVAIQAGAPIAGFDGASAREPSATLFYQRKYPVPRDLHAIERTRRLFGLALGYQPDLSALESDIVPPAGGLAGVEGGIAFLLHGTSREDKKWPVEDWIETARRLAGRHFTPVVTWSNDAERKVAEAIVGAVPRTVLVPKSPLAEIAAILGRSALVIGADTGLTHLASAFGLPTIAIFLATEPGLTGPRGKFASTLLAPAGGKVAPAEVVAEAERLLTLRSNAPT, from the coding sequence ATGAAGGTGCTGATCGTCAAGACATCGTCGATGGGCGATGTCATCCACACCTTTCCGGCCGTCGAAGACGCGATCCGCAACCGCCCCGATGTCAGCTTCGACTGGTGCGTGGAGGAGCCGTTTGCCGCCATCGTGGCCTTGCATCCAGCGATTGGCACCATCCACAAGGCGGCTGTCCGGCGATGGCGCAAGAGGCTTTTCCACGGCGAAACCTGGCGGGAGATGGCCGGGCTGCGCAGAGCGCTCCGCGCCTGCCGCTACGATCTTGTCATCGACGCGCAAGGCTTGTTGAAGTCGGCCCTGGTCGCCATCCAAGCCGGCGCGCCGATTGCCGGCTTCGACGGAGCGAGCGCCCGCGAGCCTTCGGCGACGCTGTTTTATCAGCGCAAATATCCCGTACCGCGCGACCTTCACGCCATCGAGCGCACCAGGCGGCTGTTCGGACTGGCGCTGGGCTACCAACCCGACCTGTCGGCGCTCGAGTCCGACATCGTGCCGCCGGCAGGCGGCTTGGCCGGCGTTGAAGGCGGGATCGCCTTCCTGCTGCACGGCACCAGCCGCGAGGACAAGAAATGGCCGGTCGAGGATTGGATCGAGACCGCGCGCCGGCTGGCCGGCCGGCACTTCACGCCGGTGGTCACCTGGTCGAACGATGCGGAAAGGAAAGTGGCGGAAGCCATTGTCGGAGCTGTGCCAAGGACGGTTCTGGTTCCAAAATCGCCGCTCGCCGAGATCGCCGCGATCCTTGGCCGTTCGGCGCTCGTCATCGGCGCCGACACCGGCCTCACCCACCTCGCCAGCGCCTTCGGCCTGCCGACAATCGCCATCTTCCTGGCGACGGAACCCGGTCTCACCGGCCCGCGCGGGAAGTTTGCATCGACCTTGCTTGCGCCAGCCGGCGGCAAGGTCGCGCCGGCTGAAGTGGTGGCTGAAGCGGAGCGGTTGCTGACGCTCAGATCAAACGCGCCGACGTGA